The nucleotide sequence TCTACACCGGATGGGACGCTGACGGGGGATACGCAGAATTCACCACCGTTCCCGCGGCGTTTGCCCACCATCTGCCCAGCGGCTACAGCGATAGCGAGCTGGCCCCACTGCTGTGCGCCGGCATCATCGGTTACCGCTCCCTGCTGCGGGCCGAACTACCACCCGGCGGCAGGTTGGGCCTGTATGGGTTCGGCGGCAGCGCGCACATCACCGCACAGGTCGCGCTGGCCCAGGGAGCCGAGGTGCATGTGATGACCCGTGGAGCTGAGGCGCGTGAGTTGGCACTCGAGCTTGGCGCCGCATCGGCTCAGGGGGCCGCCGACCCACCACCGGTACCGTTGGATGCCGCGATCCTGTTCGCCCCGGTAGGGGAGCTGGTGTTGCCGGCTCTGGCGGGCCTCGACCGTGGTGGCACCCTGGCGGTCGCCGGGATTCATCTCAGCGACATCCCGCCGCTGAACTATCAGCGTCACTTGTTCCAGGAACGTCAGATCAGGTCGGTGACGTCCAACACCCGCGGTGATGCCCGGGCTTTCCTCAACTTTGCGGGCCAGCATCATATCGAGGTCACCACGCCCGAATACCCGCTCGGGCAGGCTGACCGCGCGCTCAGCGACCTCAGCGCGGGCCGCATCGCCGGCGCCGCGGTGTTGATCGTGTAACGAGGTTCAGCTCGACAGGTGCCAGACCACAGCGGCCGCCAGGGCACCCACGCCGTTCAGCGACCAATGCAGGGCGATCGGCGCGATCAAGCTTCCGCTGCGGCGGCGCAACCAGCTGAAGACGAAGCCGGCGGCCCCGGTGGCCAGGACCGCCAAGACGACGCCGGCGACCATCCCGACTATCCCGCCACCGAACAACCGGGTGAAACCGACGTTGCTACTGGTCAGTCCCAGCGACGTCGCGACGTGCCAAAGTCCGAACAACAATGATCCCGCCAGCGCCACCCCGCGAAATCCCCAAGCCCGATTCAGCGCCCCATGCAGCACCCCGCGGAAGGCGAGCTCCTCGGGGATGACCGTTTGCAGCGGGATGATGACCATAGAGGCAATCACGGCGCCAGAAACCGTCGCGTAGTGGTTGTTCATGAACATCGGCCGAGTCATCGGCAACAGCACACCTACCGAGATCACCAGGACCACCAGGCCAACCGCGGCCAGCGCGTAGAACATCCCAGATCTCCAGTGCTCCCGCCCCAACCCCAACTCGGCCCAGCCCAGACCTCTGCTACGCACCAGGATGACCAGCCCGACCGCGGCCGCCGGGACGGTCGCGATGCTCGCCCACGGCGTGGTGAAGTGCGCAATAAGATTTGTCAGCACCAACACCACCACAACAACCGCGACATCAAGGTGGATACGCAACCTGTGCAGCGCGGAAAGCTGCGTCATTAGCGCATCCGGGTGAGGGGCCGTCGTCGCATGGTCACGCATGCCGACCGATTCTACCTGCGGGGCGGTCGTCCACCTCCGTTTTTCGTCGGTGCCAGCGGTACCGGCCAACTGCAGGCAAGGGCAACCGGGGCGGCCGCGAGATGCGGCCGCCCGCTCGTCTCCTCGGCCCACATCACCGAAAGGGCAGACAACCCTTACAAACTCGGCGGGGCCAACAGCAGCTCGAAAGGATCGGGCCGCCCCGTGGCGCCGTGCTCACCGGTGATTCCTTGCTGTCGTATGCGCACCGACGCACGTCGAGTGTCTACTTGCTCACAGTCGCCGAGGCCGACGCGCTCAGCCAGTGTTGGATGCCAGCCGACGGCGCACATCCGCCTTGATTTCGGCCGGCAGCGCATCTGCCGCCAGCAGCTTGGGAAGCAGGTCGGGTTCAGCCATCCGAGCACGAAATACCAGCCCAATGGTCACGTCGTGATCAGGCCGGTGGTCGACGGTGATCGTGTCGCCGGCGCGCACCGTTCCGGGCGAGATCACCCGTAGGTAGGCGCCGGGCTTGCCGGCCTGGGTGAAGGTCTTGATCCATTGCTTCAGATTCAAGAACGCCGCGAACGTGCGGCACGGGACCCGCGGCGCGGAGACTTCCAGCACCAAGCCGTCGGCGCCGATACGCCAGTGTTCCCCGATCCGCGCGCCAGTGACGTCGAGACCCGAGGTCGTCAGATTTTCGCCGAAGATTCCGTTGGTGAGGGTGCGCTGCAGTTGCGCCTCCCACGCGTCAAGGTCTTCTCGCGAGTAGGCGTACACCGCCTGATCGTCACCCCCATGGAAGTTGTGATTGCCGATGGTGTCCCCGACCAGACCGCTCCCCAGGCCCCCCTGCATGGGCCCGGGGGCACGGACCATTACCGCCTCATCCGCCGCCACTTTGTCGATACCCGTCATTTCCGACGTCGAACGCACGTCGGGATTCGCCCGGGTACGAGCCAAGTTGACTGTCAACACATGCGCCACCCACACAGGCTAGCGCCGAAGCATGGGTCGCCTCGCTCCCATCACTCGCCAAGCTCATTCTGCTCGCTCGGCTCCCAGGCCCAACAGGTCGCCTCGCTCCCATCACTCGCCAAGCGCATTCTGCTCGCTCGGCTCCCAGGCCCAACAGGTCGCCTCGCTCCCATCACTCGCCAAGCTCATTCTGCTCGCTCGGCTCCCAGGCCCAATCCGCAATTCGCGGGTCGTCCTCACCATGCTCACGCGTGTACTGGCGCGCTGCCAGGCGCGCATCGGCCATCCGCTGCCGCAGCACCGCAGCCCGGCTGGACAGGCCCTCCACCCGGTCGATGACGTCGATCACCAGGTGGAAGCGATCCAGGTCATTGAGCATCACCATGTCGAACGGCGTAGTCGTGGTGCCTCGCTCCTTGAACCCGCGCACATGGATGCGGGCATGGTTGGCACGACGGTAAGCAAGGCGGTGGATCAGCCATGGATAGCCGTGGTAGGCGAAAATGACCGCCTTGTCGCGGGTGAACAGCGCATCGAACTCGCGGTCCGGCAAGCCGTGGGGGTGCTCGGACTCCGGCTGCAAACGCATGATGTCGACGACGTTGACCACCCGGACACCCAGGTCGGGCAGTTCGCGACGCAGGATATCGGCGGCCGCCAGTGTCTCTAACGTCGGAATGTCTCCCGCGCAGGCCAGCACCACGTCGGGCTCGCCGCTGGCCGTACTCGCCCACTGCCAGATGCCCAGTCCCCGGGTGCAGTGCGCGATGGCCTCGTCCATATCCAGATAAGCCAGCGCGGGCTGCTTG is from Mycobacterium marinum and encodes:
- a CDS encoding zinc-binding alcohol dehydrogenase family protein; the protein is MAAPASTPTMSAWQVRRPGPIDTGPLERVNVEVPRPAASELLVAVRACGVCRTDLHVTEGDLAVHRERVTPGHEVVGEVVEVGAEAGDEFAVGDRVGIAWLRHTCGVCKYCRRGDENLCPKSLYTGWDADGGYAEFTTVPAAFAHHLPSGYSDSELAPLLCAGIIGYRSLLRAELPPGGRLGLYGFGGSAHITAQVALAQGAEVHVMTRGAEARELALELGAASAQGAADPPPVPLDAAILFAPVGELVLPALAGLDRGGTLAVAGIHLSDIPPLNYQRHLFQERQIRSVTSNTRGDARAFLNFAGQHHIEVTTPEYPLGQADRALSDLSAGRIAGAAVLIV
- a CDS encoding CPBP family intramembrane glutamic endopeptidase — its product is MTQLSALHRLRIHLDVAVVVVVLVLTNLIAHFTTPWASIATVPAAAVGLVILVRSRGLGWAELGLGREHWRSGMFYALAAVGLVVLVISVGVLLPMTRPMFMNNHYATVSGAVIASMVIIPLQTVIPEELAFRGVLHGALNRAWGFRGVALAGSLLFGLWHVATSLGLTSSNVGFTRLFGGGIVGMVAGVVLAVLATGAAGFVFSWLRRRSGSLIAPIALHWSLNGVGALAAAVVWHLSS
- a CDS encoding MOSC domain-containing protein, whose protein sequence is MLTVNLARTRANPDVRSTSEMTGIDKVAADEAVMVRAPGPMQGGLGSGLVGDTIGNHNFHGGDDQAVYAYSREDLDAWEAQLQRTLTNGIFGENLTTSGLDVTGARIGEHWRIGADGLVLEVSAPRVPCRTFAAFLNLKQWIKTFTQAGKPGAYLRVISPGTVRAGDTITVDHRPDHDVTIGLVFRARMAEPDLLPKLLAADALPAEIKADVRRRLASNTG